A part of Prosthecobacter sp. SYSU 5D2 genomic DNA contains:
- a CDS encoding PSD1 and planctomycete cytochrome C domain-containing protein: MMKLQLPSLVACLCLASLLPAPAAEEFAFFESKIRPVLVKHCYECHSTESGKAKGGLLVDTKQGLQTGGDTGPAVVPMEVSKSLLLMAIKHADPDLEMPPKSPPLPKAVIADFETWIKAGAPDPRETSMQVAERPPVDVKSGREFWSYRKPQPQPAPEVKDKAWAKRPLDRFILAQLEKNDLAPSPDAKPGVLLRRLHFDLTGLPPTPKEMTTFAQGWRDEAGREALLEKTVDALLKSPRFGERWGRHWLDVARFAESNGRESNLTFPHAWRYRDYVIDALNADKPYDRFITEQIAGDLLPAKDDAERAQLHIATTFLAMGAKGLNEMNSLQFAADLVDEQLDTVTRAITATSVACARCHDHKSEPFSMEDYYALAGIFKSTKTHYGNWIDSENNNPSDLIRLPDLPGQLIQNKSITAAKVKELKASRAKLDAEEKAQNEFIAKAREEGRDIGDEGFKLLATAIRIYWSRGGIDGQLMTVDDQGRALPLSMGVSEAPKVQEAMLLNRGEITQPVKAVKRGFPEVLKIQGVEPAAKQSGRLELAQWLTHPENPLTSRVIANRIWKHLFGVGLVRTTDNLGYSGERPTHPELLDYLALEMTRRDWSVKALIREVALSRSYRQSSGYREACFEKDPDNRLLWRANKRRLDAEVIRDSMLAVSGELDVTRRPGSLVSEISSQSVSLIGFNKALPADLDGSLRRSVYLPVLRDHLPDVLELFDFAEPSLVTGHRDVTNVPMQALYLMNGPWVQARAAALAARVSKEKATRPEQLRRAFTLCFNRPPDQAETELAETFFQKTQSSIEGAPAEDETMMLALYCQALLASAEFRYVD; the protein is encoded by the coding sequence ATGATGAAGCTCCAGTTGCCCAGTCTCGTCGCCTGCCTGTGCCTGGCCAGCCTGCTGCCCGCCCCCGCCGCAGAGGAATTCGCCTTCTTTGAAAGCAAAATCCGGCCCGTGCTGGTCAAGCACTGCTACGAATGCCACTCCACCGAATCCGGCAAGGCCAAGGGCGGCCTGCTGGTGGATACCAAGCAGGGCCTTCAAACAGGCGGCGATACCGGCCCTGCCGTGGTGCCGATGGAGGTGAGCAAGAGCTTGCTGCTGATGGCGATCAAACACGCAGATCCCGACCTGGAAATGCCTCCCAAAAGCCCGCCGCTACCGAAGGCGGTGATTGCGGATTTTGAGACGTGGATCAAAGCCGGCGCCCCTGATCCCCGCGAGACCTCTATGCAGGTGGCGGAAAGACCGCCAGTAGATGTGAAGTCCGGACGTGAATTCTGGAGCTACCGCAAACCCCAGCCGCAGCCTGCACCTGAGGTGAAGGACAAGGCCTGGGCCAAACGCCCGCTGGACCGCTTCATCCTGGCGCAGTTGGAAAAGAATGACCTGGCCCCTTCCCCGGATGCGAAACCTGGCGTGCTGCTGCGGAGGCTGCACTTTGATCTCACGGGCCTGCCTCCGACACCAAAGGAGATGACCACCTTTGCCCAGGGCTGGCGGGATGAGGCAGGCCGGGAGGCGCTGCTTGAGAAGACCGTGGATGCCTTGTTAAAGAGCCCCCGTTTTGGAGAACGCTGGGGCCGGCACTGGCTGGATGTGGCGCGTTTTGCCGAATCCAACGGCCGTGAATCCAACCTGACCTTTCCCCATGCCTGGCGCTATCGTGATTATGTCATTGATGCCCTCAATGCAGACAAGCCGTATGACCGCTTCATTACCGAGCAGATCGCGGGGGATCTTTTGCCTGCCAAGGATGATGCGGAGCGCGCGCAACTGCACATTGCCACCACCTTTCTGGCCATGGGGGCGAAGGGGCTGAATGAAATGAACTCGCTGCAATTTGCCGCCGACCTGGTGGATGAGCAGCTGGATACTGTCACCCGTGCCATCACGGCCACCTCCGTGGCCTGCGCCCGCTGTCACGACCATAAAAGCGAACCCTTTAGCATGGAGGATTATTACGCGCTGGCAGGCATCTTTAAGAGCACGAAGACGCATTACGGGAACTGGATAGACTCGGAGAACAACAATCCCAGCGATCTCATCCGCCTGCCGGATCTGCCCGGACAGCTCATCCAAAACAAGTCCATCACAGCCGCGAAGGTGAAGGAACTGAAAGCCAGCCGGGCCAAGCTGGATGCGGAGGAAAAAGCCCAGAACGAATTCATAGCCAAAGCCCGTGAAGAAGGGCGGGACATCGGTGACGAAGGCTTCAAGCTGCTGGCCACCGCCATCCGCATCTACTGGTCACGGGGCGGCATTGACGGCCAGCTCATGACCGTGGATGACCAGGGCCGGGCGCTGCCGCTGAGCATGGGGGTGTCGGAAGCACCGAAGGTGCAGGAAGCGATGCTGCTGAACCGGGGGGAGATCACCCAGCCGGTGAAGGCGGTGAAACGCGGTTTTCCCGAGGTGCTTAAAATCCAGGGCGTGGAACCGGCAGCCAAGCAAAGTGGACGGCTGGAGCTGGCCCAGTGGCTGACCCACCCGGAAAATCCGCTCACCTCGCGCGTGATCGCGAACCGCATCTGGAAGCACCTCTTCGGCGTGGGCCTGGTGCGCACCACGGACAACCTGGGCTACAGCGGCGAGCGGCCCACGCATCCTGAGCTGCTGGATTATCTGGCCCTGGAAATGACCCGCCGGGACTGGTCTGTCAAAGCTCTGATACGGGAAGTGGCCCTGTCCCGCAGCTACCGCCAGTCCTCCGGCTACCGGGAAGCCTGTTTTGAGAAAGACCCGGACAACCGTCTGCTGTGGCGGGCCAACAAACGCAGGCTGGATGCCGAGGTGATCCGGGATTCGATGCTGGCGGTTTCAGGGGAGCTGGACGTGACCCGACGCCCGGGATCCCTGGTCTCTGAAATCAGCAGCCAGTCGGTCTCTCTGATCGGCTTTAACAAAGCGCTCCCGGCAGATCTGGACGGCAGCCTGCGGCGCTCCGTTTACCTGCCGGTGCTGCGCGACCACCTGCCGGATGTGCTGGAGCTTTTTGACTTTGCTGAACCCAGCCTGGTCACGGGTCACCGCGATGTGACCAATGTCCCCATGCAGGCGCTTTACCTGATGAACGGCCCATGGGTGCAGGCCCGCGCCGCAGCCCTGGCCGCCCGTGTTTCCAAAGAAAAAGCCACCCGGCCTGAACAGTTGCGGAGAGCTTTTACACTGTGTTTTAACCGACCACCAGACCAGGCCGAAACAGAGCTGGCTGAGACTTTTTTCCAAAAGACCCAAAGCAGTATTGAGGGAGCCCCTGCCGAGGATGAGACCATGATGCTGGCGCTCTACTGCCAGGCCCTGCTGGCCAGTGCGGAGTTCCGTTATGTGGATTAA
- a CDS encoding AI-2E family transporter — protein sequence MTILPEENKSVDWGRKGSQMLLTLACLIVLIAGMRAAAGILVPVVYAFFLAVLSFPLMRWLTRHRIPGPVALGITLLVNLSVLAGLITLAVRMLISFNADLPRYLRGLQRYITDFGVWLEENGVEGAKELTTTFFDWNNIIGYAYQQDVLSRIGAMLGSTFGTLATIFAGLVMILILMMFVLMEAPGTHRRMVAVKQAGGPDLSGLLRSVTDIQKYLGVKTLISALTGLMAGAWCWFFDLQYPLLWAILAFVFNYIPAVGSTAASIPAIIEALVTHGGGTAIGIAIGYGGINFALDNFVQPQLLGNRFGISALVVVLSAIFWGWLWGPLGMFLAVPLTMVIKVLLDNSEEFRWVSVAMSQKKIRRGEVEVVGYDLDENELIGGGASTESPDRDHSGRR from the coding sequence ATGACCATCCTGCCTGAGGAAAATAAGAGTGTGGACTGGGGCCGTAAAGGCTCGCAGATGCTTCTCACCCTGGCCTGTCTGATCGTGCTCATCGCCGGGATGCGGGCGGCGGCGGGGATTTTGGTGCCGGTCGTCTATGCCTTTTTCCTGGCTGTCCTGAGTTTTCCGTTAATGCGCTGGCTGACCCGGCATCGCATTCCTGGCCCTGTGGCCTTGGGCATCACCCTGCTGGTGAACCTGAGCGTGCTGGCGGGGCTGATCACCCTGGCCGTGCGGATGTTGATCAGTTTTAATGCGGACCTCCCGCGTTATCTTCGAGGTCTGCAGCGCTACATCACGGATTTTGGCGTGTGGCTCGAGGAAAATGGCGTCGAAGGAGCCAAGGAACTGACGACCACGTTCTTCGACTGGAACAACATCATTGGTTATGCCTACCAGCAAGACGTGCTGTCCCGCATTGGGGCCATGCTGGGCAGCACCTTCGGGACCTTGGCGACCATCTTTGCCGGGCTGGTCATGATTTTGATCCTGATGATGTTTGTGCTGATGGAGGCCCCCGGTACGCACCGCCGCATGGTGGCGGTGAAGCAGGCCGGCGGTCCGGATCTCAGCGGTCTCCTGCGCAGTGTCACGGACATCCAGAAATATCTCGGCGTCAAAACCCTCATCAGTGCTTTGACGGGCCTGATGGCAGGCGCCTGGTGCTGGTTCTTTGATCTGCAATATCCGCTGCTGTGGGCCATCCTGGCATTTGTTTTCAACTATATTCCGGCCGTGGGCAGCACCGCCGCCAGCATCCCGGCCATCATTGAAGCGCTGGTGACGCATGGCGGCGGCACCGCCATAGGCATTGCCATCGGTTACGGCGGCATCAACTTTGCCCTCGATAACTTTGTGCAGCCTCAGCTTCTCGGGAACCGCTTTGGCATCTCGGCGCTCGTGGTGGTGCTTTCTGCCATTTTCTGGGGCTGGTTGTGGGGGCCTCTGGGCATGTTCCTGGCCGTGCCGCTGACCATGGTCATCAAAGTGCTCCTGGATAACAGCGAGGAATTCCGCTGGGTGTCCGTGGCCATGTCGCAGAAAAAGATCCGCCGGGGAGAGGTGGAGGTCGTGGGTTATGACCTGGATGAAAATGAGCTCATCGGTGGTGGCGCCAGTACCGAGAGTCCGGACCGGGATCATTCAGGCCGGCGTTAA
- a CDS encoding DUF1552 domain-containing protein, translating to MLQNSTSPALGRRQFLRSASALIALPALEALGGASASAAAATTAAHKPKNFVAIGSYLGWHQPAFFPKSAGKDYAMPAILQPMEPHRDSFTIFSGLDHRAPNGHKAWSNFICGNSPGSYSLDQQVADQAGGKTRFASLELATGMGEGAKSMSFTKQGVGLPTTIRPSVLYRQLFATQASRARTEYLIKSGQSSLDSVLDDAKRLQAGLPQRDKDKLNEYFDSFRSVEKKMARQLAALDQPVPEPDYKLPSYDPITPNLQMEAGTIMYDLMTLALETESTHVISLFLDGLGQVFAINGEVLKAGYHALSHHGNDPEMIRDLIAIERAHMECFAGFLKQLSEKKNPEGRTLLDDTVILVGTGMGDASRHSNANLPILVAGGGFKHGQHIAIDAKARDAPLLGDLYITLKQRLGVESDSFSNAYRNLNHLFS from the coding sequence ATGCTCCAGAACTCCACATCTCCGGCGCTTGGCCGCCGCCAGTTTCTCCGCAGTGCCTCCGCTCTCATCGCCCTGCCAGCCTTGGAAGCTCTCGGTGGCGCGAGCGCTTCGGCCGCTGCTGCCACGACAGCCGCCCACAAGCCAAAAAACTTTGTCGCCATTGGTTCATATCTGGGCTGGCATCAACCGGCATTCTTCCCCAAATCCGCTGGCAAGGATTATGCGATGCCGGCGATCTTGCAGCCGATGGAGCCGCATCGAGACAGTTTCACGATTTTCTCCGGCCTGGACCACCGCGCACCCAACGGCCACAAGGCCTGGTCGAATTTCATTTGCGGCAACTCGCCAGGGTCTTATTCGCTTGACCAGCAGGTCGCAGATCAGGCGGGTGGAAAGACGCGTTTTGCCTCGCTGGAGCTGGCCACGGGCATGGGTGAAGGGGCCAAGTCCATGAGCTTTACCAAACAGGGAGTGGGCCTGCCGACGACGATCCGGCCAAGTGTGCTCTATCGCCAGCTCTTTGCCACGCAGGCTTCCCGTGCGCGGACGGAGTATCTGATCAAGAGCGGCCAGAGCTCCCTGGACAGTGTGCTCGATGACGCGAAACGGCTTCAGGCTGGGCTGCCTCAGCGGGACAAAGACAAGCTGAACGAATACTTTGATTCCTTCCGCAGTGTGGAAAAGAAAATGGCTCGCCAGCTTGCGGCGCTGGACCAGCCTGTGCCGGAGCCGGATTACAAGCTGCCAAGCTATGACCCCATCACGCCGAACCTGCAGATGGAGGCGGGCACCATCATGTATGATCTGATGACGCTGGCCCTGGAGACGGAATCCACCCATGTGATCTCGCTTTTCCTGGATGGTCTGGGGCAGGTCTTCGCCATCAATGGCGAGGTGCTGAAGGCGGGTTACCATGCGCTGTCGCATCACGGCAATGATCCGGAAATGATCCGCGACCTCATCGCCATCGAGCGGGCGCACATGGAGTGCTTTGCGGGGTTTTTAAAGCAGCTTTCTGAGAAGAAAAACCCGGAAGGCCGGACGCTGCTGGATGATACGGTGATCCTGGTGGGCACGGGCATGGGAGATGCCAGCCGGCATAGCAATGCCAACCTGCCAATCCTGGTGGCAGGCGGCGGATTCAAGCACGGCCAGCACATCGCGATTGATGCCAAGGCCAGGGACGCGCCCTTGCTGGGCGACCTGTACATCACCCTGAAGCAGCGGCTGGGTGTGGAGTCTGACTCCTTTTCAAACGCCTACCGCAATCTCAATCATCTTTTCTCATAA
- a CDS encoding DUF1588 domain-containing protein: MLFHPMVMRYFLLGLAVCAAMPAMGAELKKTAPLPEPVVNVLEQHCYRCHDSEDGEGGINLNLAEIDWSAEGATGVWEKTFNVVAHKQMPPVNRPALTPKQKQTLLDYLDGQLTQHTAIGGTLPRRLNRTEYRNSIRTVFQMPDFELPLGFPRDTREHGFDTVSEALVLSPPLLEAYQQVAWQIADEIFPPVKKKPPVTTWKAGVEDLVLSFSASTIHGDALRLASRSPDIMRSCTWPSKIEIMASGTYRISVSTSAFRPKKGATPMILHVHARDVAASDRSRTKIFRLLKEIQVTSETPETVTFDAELYEGQTPLFHWTNAELDHEPEPFSTLLEAKFQDPRFLAAWQEMLFPGAPRKRISITPLRGRNGWNIFQRHYNNPQLNLADATLDNRFAIAALDMAKSEGSSRALADTLAYHYHENGPALQLHGVTVEGPFKIVDGPQDLQRRKWREWNFATQKKGETNEAYASRALELLLPRLFRRPVTEDVRRSFVDIAKHHWDAGHSFDEGMHLMLRSTLVSPRFLYRETTPGKLDAHDLASRVSYFLTRDTPTNNIVHQARSGELAKPAVYRAAIENLLPRSPGSPMIRDFTEQWLDTRLLPEIMPDEKFGFTTDEIEIAKREVEHFFFTMLKENRPLRDFIDPDFMTTSKRFALENYGYTVAGLKPVKPASTYLTEHHKIERLPIKRGGVRGGLLGQSAIMMATANGVDTQPVLRGVWVLENILGIPLPPVPSNVPALTPDTQGAKTPRDLLAAHTKAADCRGCHQQIDPIGFVLENFDPVGGWREQWPGINVEIDPSGVLPDGTEILGYPDLKRWIVENIHIFGQCLSEKLMIYATGRIPSYAEKQELKQIVAKIEREKGGFRDLLLTLMESKTFRTR, translated from the coding sequence ATGCTGTTCCACCCAATGGTGATGCGATATTTTTTGTTAGGCTTGGCGGTCTGTGCGGCCATGCCCGCCATGGGGGCGGAGTTAAAAAAGACCGCGCCCCTGCCCGAGCCGGTGGTGAATGTTTTGGAGCAGCATTGTTATCGCTGCCACGACTCCGAGGATGGAGAAGGCGGGATCAATTTGAACCTTGCCGAAATTGACTGGAGTGCGGAAGGAGCGACCGGTGTGTGGGAGAAGACCTTCAACGTGGTTGCCCATAAGCAGATGCCGCCGGTCAACCGGCCGGCACTGACGCCGAAGCAAAAACAGACGCTGCTCGACTATCTGGACGGGCAGCTCACACAGCACACAGCCATCGGCGGCACGCTGCCCCGCAGGCTGAACCGGACGGAGTATCGAAACTCTATCCGCACGGTTTTTCAGATGCCGGATTTTGAACTGCCCTTGGGTTTCCCACGGGATACGCGGGAGCATGGCTTTGATACGGTGAGCGAGGCGCTGGTGCTTTCGCCGCCATTGCTGGAAGCCTATCAGCAGGTGGCCTGGCAGATCGCCGATGAGATCTTCCCGCCAGTGAAAAAAAAACCTCCGGTGACGACCTGGAAGGCAGGCGTGGAGGACCTGGTGCTGAGCTTTTCCGCCTCCACCATTCATGGCGATGCGCTGCGGCTGGCCTCGCGCAGCCCGGACATCATGAGGAGTTGCACCTGGCCGAGCAAAATCGAGATCATGGCTTCGGGCACATACCGCATCAGCGTCAGCACCTCCGCCTTCCGCCCAAAGAAAGGCGCAACTCCCATGATCCTGCATGTGCATGCCCGCGATGTGGCGGCGAGCGACCGTTCCCGCACGAAAATCTTCCGCCTGCTCAAAGAGATCCAGGTCACCAGCGAGACCCCTGAGACGGTCACCTTTGATGCCGAGCTTTATGAGGGCCAGACGCCCTTGTTTCATTGGACCAATGCGGAGCTGGATCATGAGCCGGAGCCCTTTTCCACCCTGCTGGAGGCGAAGTTCCAAGACCCGCGTTTCCTCGCCGCCTGGCAGGAGATGCTTTTTCCAGGCGCCCCCAGGAAAAGGATCTCCATCACGCCTCTGCGCGGCCGCAACGGGTGGAACATTTTCCAGCGCCATTATAACAATCCTCAGCTGAATCTTGCCGATGCCACCCTGGACAACCGGTTTGCCATTGCCGCCTTGGACATGGCAAAAAGCGAAGGCTCATCACGTGCTCTGGCGGACACCCTGGCTTATCATTATCACGAAAATGGCCCGGCTTTGCAGTTGCATGGCGTGACGGTGGAAGGCCCGTTTAAAATCGTGGATGGCCCGCAGGATCTGCAACGCCGTAAATGGCGGGAGTGGAATTTTGCAACGCAGAAAAAGGGAGAAACGAACGAAGCCTATGCCAGCCGTGCCCTGGAACTCCTTCTGCCGCGCTTGTTTCGTCGGCCTGTGACGGAGGATGTCCGCCGCAGCTTTGTGGACATCGCCAAGCATCACTGGGACGCCGGTCACAGCTTTGATGAAGGCATGCACCTGATGCTGCGCAGCACCCTTGTCTCGCCACGTTTTCTTTATCGTGAGACCACCCCCGGCAAATTGGATGCACACGATCTGGCCAGCCGCGTCTCCTATTTCCTGACCCGCGACACTCCCACGAACAACATTGTGCATCAAGCGCGCAGTGGAGAACTGGCCAAACCAGCGGTGTATCGTGCTGCGATCGAAAACCTGCTGCCCAGGTCGCCCGGCTCCCCGATGATCCGGGACTTCACGGAGCAATGGCTGGATACCCGGCTGCTGCCAGAAATCATGCCGGATGAGAAATTTGGATTTACGACGGATGAAATCGAAATCGCCAAGCGGGAAGTGGAGCATTTCTTTTTCACCATGCTGAAGGAAAACCGCCCGCTGCGGGACTTCATTGATCCGGATTTCATGACCACGTCGAAGCGCTTCGCCTTGGAAAACTACGGTTACACCGTGGCTGGCCTGAAGCCTGTGAAACCGGCCAGCACCTACCTCACCGAACATCACAAGATCGAGCGCCTGCCCATCAAGCGTGGCGGCGTCAGGGGCGGCCTGCTGGGGCAGTCCGCCATCATGATGGCCACGGCCAATGGCGTGGATACCCAGCCCGTGCTGCGCGGTGTCTGGGTGCTGGAAAACATCCTCGGCATTCCCTTGCCCCCGGTGCCCAGCAACGTGCCCGCCCTCACCCCCGATACCCAGGGTGCCAAAACTCCCCGCGACCTCCTGGCCGCACACACTAAGGCCGCCGACTGCCGGGGCTGCCATCAGCAGATAGACCCTATCGGATTTGTCTTGGAAAACTTTGATCCCGTCGGCGGCTGGCGCGAGCAATGGCCCGGCATCAACGTGGAGATTGACCCTTCAGGCGTGCTGCCTGACGGCACCGAGATCCTGGGTTATCCCGATCTCAAACGGTGGATTGTGGAGAACATCCACATCTTCGGTCAATGCCTCTCCGAGAAGCTCATGATCTATGCCACCGGCCGAATCCCTAGCTATGCCGAAAAGCAGGAGCTGAAGCAGATCGTGGCGAAAATCGAGCGTGAAAAAGGTGGCTTCCGCGACCTGCTCCTCACCCTGATGGAAAGCAAGACGTTCAGGACGAGGTGA
- the polA gene encoding DNA polymerase I: MSKRLFLLDGMALLYRAHFAFIKNPIRTSDGMNTSALYGFTNTLLDIIKNWQPTHLAVVLDTSAPTPRHEIFPEYKAQREEMPEDLSLAIPQIHRLCAAMNIPLLTRDGYEADDIIGILAKRSEGKDYETFMVTPDKDFGQLVSETVKIYKPGRQGSDVEILGVSEVCARWGIERPEQVVDILALMGDAVDNIPGIPGFGEKTATALIQQYGSLENLLNNADKLKGKQKEKVEQNGDKARLSYHLATIMHDAPLEVELDNLAVRPHDDELLKGLFTEFEFNALGKRMFGDEFKAGRGRQLAKDAASAASASASSDPASGDLFSMEETTQQTSHNLRTIADTEHAYHLVRTPEERTNFIVELQAQPRFCFDLETTSLDPRDTQIVGIAFSWKANEGWFVLFPRDKAQAAAVLEEFRCVFTNSAPAPESISAPWDSGDDTALPVSPLPAGIEKIGHNLKFDLSVLLAHGLEVTGPFFDTMLAHSLIEPDQRHGMDYLAESMLSYTPVPITALIGTEKNDLFSQSTMADVAEADPQKITDYAAEDADITWQLAEKLRPLLPVHGAERVFYEIECPLLPVLTKMENEGVAIDVQALREFGLELEKRANEMHRRIQEVAGGPFNLNSPKQLGEVLFDRLKLSDKPKKTSTGQYQTNEQVLQSLAGLHPIIADILEYREVTKLKNTYVDTLPGTVSKVTGRVHTTFHQLLAATGRMASSNPNLQNIPIRSDSGKEIRKAFVPGQPGHVLLSADYSQVELRVMAAISEDPAMIEAFQNGHDIHQATAARVYGVPLEGVLPEMRRTAKMVNFGIIYGISAFGLSQRLGIPRSEAATIIENYFKQFPGIHKYMDQIVQDAKRYGYVETITGRRRVIRDITSGNASIRGGAERMAMNTPIQGTAADMIKLAMIHVDKALTRSGLKTKMLLQVHDELLFEVPEDEVPQAKEIILTEMRNALSLGDVPVEVDAGTGSNWLQAH; the protein is encoded by the coding sequence ATGTCCAAACGTCTCTTCCTGCTCGATGGCATGGCGCTTCTCTACCGCGCCCACTTTGCTTTCATCAAAAATCCCATCCGCACAAGCGACGGGATGAACACCTCCGCCCTCTACGGCTTCACGAACACCCTGCTGGACATCATTAAAAACTGGCAGCCCACGCACCTCGCCGTCGTCCTGGACACCTCCGCCCCCACTCCCCGGCACGAGATTTTCCCCGAGTACAAAGCCCAGCGCGAGGAGATGCCCGAAGATCTCTCCCTCGCCATCCCGCAGATCCACCGCCTCTGCGCGGCCATGAACATCCCCCTCCTCACCCGCGACGGGTACGAGGCCGATGACATCATCGGCATCCTGGCCAAGCGCTCCGAAGGCAAGGACTACGAAACCTTCATGGTCACGCCGGACAAAGACTTTGGCCAGCTCGTTTCGGAAACCGTCAAAATCTACAAACCCGGCCGCCAGGGCAGCGATGTCGAGATCCTCGGCGTCTCAGAAGTCTGCGCCCGCTGGGGCATCGAGCGCCCGGAGCAGGTCGTGGATATCCTCGCCCTCATGGGCGACGCGGTGGACAACATCCCCGGCATCCCAGGCTTTGGCGAAAAGACTGCCACTGCCCTTATCCAGCAATACGGGAGCCTGGAAAACCTGCTCAACAATGCCGACAAGCTCAAAGGCAAGCAGAAGGAAAAGGTCGAGCAGAATGGAGACAAAGCCCGCCTCTCCTACCACCTCGCCACCATCATGCACGATGCGCCGCTGGAGGTGGAACTGGACAACCTCGCCGTCCGTCCACATGACGACGAGCTGCTGAAAGGCCTCTTCACCGAGTTCGAGTTCAACGCCCTCGGCAAGCGGATGTTTGGCGATGAATTCAAAGCCGGGCGTGGTCGCCAGCTCGCCAAAGACGCCGCCAGCGCCGCATCTGCATCCGCTTCTTCCGACCCCGCTTCCGGCGACCTCTTTTCCATGGAGGAAACCACCCAGCAGACCTCCCATAACCTGCGCACCATCGCTGATACCGAGCACGCCTACCACCTCGTCCGCACCCCGGAAGAGCGCACCAATTTCATCGTCGAGCTCCAGGCCCAGCCCCGCTTCTGCTTCGACCTCGAAACCACCTCCCTGGACCCCCGCGACACGCAGATCGTCGGCATCGCCTTCTCCTGGAAGGCCAACGAAGGCTGGTTCGTCCTCTTCCCTCGCGACAAAGCCCAGGCTGCCGCCGTCCTGGAGGAATTTCGCTGCGTCTTCACCAATTCCGCCCCCGCGCCGGAGTCCATTTCCGCCCCCTGGGATAGCGGCGACGATACCGCCCTTCCAGTGTCACCTCTGCCCGCAGGCATTGAGAAAATCGGACATAACCTCAAGTTTGACCTCAGTGTCCTCCTCGCCCACGGACTTGAAGTCACCGGCCCGTTCTTCGATACCATGCTCGCTCATTCCTTGATCGAGCCCGACCAGCGTCATGGCATGGATTACCTCGCGGAGTCCATGCTCAGTTATACCCCCGTGCCCATCACTGCCCTCATCGGCACGGAAAAAAACGACCTCTTCAGCCAGTCCACCATGGCCGACGTCGCCGAGGCCGATCCGCAAAAGATCACCGACTACGCCGCCGAGGACGCCGACATCACCTGGCAGCTTGCCGAAAAACTCCGCCCCCTGCTTCCCGTCCACGGTGCCGAGCGCGTGTTTTATGAGATCGAGTGCCCCCTCCTTCCCGTCCTGACCAAAATGGAAAACGAAGGCGTCGCCATTGATGTGCAGGCGCTACGCGAATTCGGCCTGGAGCTTGAAAAACGCGCCAATGAAATGCACCGCCGCATTCAGGAAGTCGCCGGCGGCCCCTTCAATCTCAACAGCCCCAAGCAGCTCGGCGAAGTCCTCTTTGACCGCCTCAAGCTGTCCGACAAACCCAAGAAAACTTCCACCGGCCAGTACCAGACCAATGAGCAGGTCCTGCAATCTCTCGCCGGTCTGCATCCCATCATCGCCGACATCCTCGAATATCGCGAGGTGACCAAGCTGAAGAACACCTATGTGGACACGCTACCTGGCACAGTTTCCAAAGTCACCGGCCGCGTCCACACCACCTTTCATCAGCTCCTGGCCGCCACCGGCCGCATGGCCTCCAGCAACCCGAACCTGCAGAACATCCCCATCCGCTCGGATTCTGGGAAGGAGATCCGCAAAGCATTCGTGCCTGGGCAGCCCGGTCATGTTCTCCTCAGTGCCGACTACAGCCAGGTGGAGCTGCGCGTGATGGCCGCCATCAGTGAAGACCCCGCCATGATTGAGGCCTTCCAAAACGGTCACGACATTCACCAGGCGACCGCCGCGCGCGTCTATGGAGTGCCGCTGGAGGGAGTGCTTCCGGAAATGCGCCGCACCGCCAAGATGGTCAATTTTGGCATTATCTACGGCATCAGTGCCTTTGGCCTGTCGCAGCGTCTCGGCATCCCGCGTAGCGAGGCCGCCACCATCATTGAGAACTACTTCAAACAGTTCCCCGGCATCCACAAATACATGGACCAGATCGTCCAGGATGCCAAACGCTACGGCTATGTCGAGACCATCACCGGCCGCCGCCGCGTCATCCGCGACATCACCAGCGGCAATGCCAGCATCCGTGGCGGTGCCGAGCGCATGGCCATGAACACCCCCATCCAGGGCACCGCCGCCGACATGATCAAGCTCGCCATGATCCACGTGGACAAAGCCCTCACCCGCAGCGGCCTCAAAACCAAAATGCTCCTCCAGGTGCACGATGAACTCCTCTTCGAAGTCCCCGAAGACGAAGTCCCCCAGGCCAAAGAAATCATCCTCACTGAAATGCGCAACGCCCTCTCCCTCGGCGACGTCCCTGTGGAAGTGGATGCAGGCACCGGCAGTAACTGGCTCCAAGCTCATTGA